In the genome of Halapricum salinum, one region contains:
- the feoB gene encoding ferrous iron transport protein B — protein sequence MSCHDHGPTEVDAEETIALVGCPNVGKSVVFNALAERYVDVSNYPGTTVDVTEAAFEDAKLTDTPGVYGVSSFDEEERITREIVLEADVAINVVDATRLERDLFLTLQLLDMGIPTVVALNMMDEADADGIDIDAETLEESLGVPVVPTVAVDGTGIDRLRARLPEATAPESTPIERWFDDLPEDVGATRAEKTLLVEEDEPTASQVADGDIVADGGALTFVDAGQREDVYTHRRRRVEDVVADAVARRERGSSWAERLSDYMLNPLTGTPIALAMLGVIYYLIGDLVAQRLVDFMEVTVFGAYYNPTVESFVGGLLPNASWAEPIEFLLLNDNLGLLTITVQYLVGVLLPLVVAFYLVISVMEDSGVLPRLAVLTDRGLTRIGLNGRAIVPMIVGVGCVTMAIITTRMVGSRRERLISTGLLGLAVPCSAQLGVIMGLLAGLGLVWWFGYVGVLLVVLGVAGVFLDRTLPGESTPLVTELPRMRVPRARNILRKTATRTKLFLREAVPLFGATALVVSALAYVGGLAAIQRALSPVTGMLGLPQEFGRVLLLGLIRRDFAAAGMTDLALGPAEVFVGLVVITLFVPCILSMVMILKERDARSALVMWLGSWIAAFGVGGLLAVVL from the coding sequence ATGAGCTGTCACGACCACGGCCCCACCGAGGTCGACGCCGAGGAGACGATCGCGCTGGTTGGATGTCCGAACGTCGGCAAGAGCGTCGTGTTCAACGCGCTGGCCGAGCGCTACGTCGACGTCTCGAACTACCCGGGGACGACCGTCGACGTCACCGAGGCGGCCTTCGAGGACGCGAAACTCACGGACACGCCCGGCGTCTACGGCGTCTCCAGTTTCGACGAGGAAGAGCGGATCACTCGTGAGATCGTTCTCGAGGCTGACGTCGCGATCAACGTCGTCGATGCCACTCGCCTCGAGCGTGATCTCTTTCTGACGTTACAATTGCTGGATATGGGGATCCCGACGGTCGTCGCACTGAATATGATGGACGAGGCTGACGCGGACGGAATCGACATCGACGCCGAGACGCTCGAAGAGTCTCTGGGCGTTCCGGTCGTTCCCACGGTAGCGGTCGATGGGACGGGGATCGATCGGCTGCGTGCGCGACTTCCCGAGGCCACAGCGCCCGAGTCGACGCCGATCGAGCGGTGGTTCGACGACCTTCCGGAAGACGTCGGGGCGACACGAGCCGAGAAGACGCTGCTTGTCGAGGAAGACGAACCGACGGCTTCGCAGGTGGCTGACGGCGATATCGTGGCCGACGGCGGTGCTCTGACCTTCGTGGACGCGGGCCAGCGTGAGGACGTCTATACCCATCGGCGACGTCGGGTCGAAGACGTCGTCGCGGATGCTGTTGCACGGCGCGAGCGTGGGTCCTCGTGGGCCGAACGGCTCAGCGACTACATGTTGAATCCGCTGACGGGGACGCCGATCGCGCTGGCGATGCTCGGAGTGATCTACTACCTCATCGGCGATCTGGTCGCTCAGCGGCTGGTCGACTTCATGGAAGTGACGGTCTTCGGGGCATACTACAACCCTACAGTAGAATCGTTCGTGGGCGGACTGCTCCCGAACGCGAGCTGGGCCGAGCCGATCGAGTTCCTGCTGCTCAACGACAACCTCGGCCTGCTGACGATAACCGTCCAGTATCTCGTCGGCGTGCTGCTGCCGCTGGTCGTGGCGTTCTATCTCGTCATCTCCGTCATGGAAGACTCGGGCGTGTTGCCCCGGCTTGCCGTTCTCACGGATCGCGGGCTCACTCGGATCGGGCTGAACGGTCGGGCGATCGTCCCGATGATCGTCGGCGTCGGCTGTGTGACGATGGCGATCATCACGACCCGGATGGTCGGCTCCCGGCGCGAGAGACTCATCTCGACCGGGTTGCTCGGGCTGGCGGTCCCCTGCTCGGCCCAGCTGGGCGTGATCATGGGGTTGCTCGCTGGCCTGGGGCTCGTCTGGTGGTTCGGGTACGTCGGCGTGCTGCTGGTCGTCCTCGGCGTGGCCGGCGTGTTCCTCGACCGGACGCTGCCGGGTGAGAGCACACCGTTGGTGACCGAACTCCCACGGATGCGCGTCCCCCGAGCGCGGAACATCCTCCGGAAGACCGCCACCCGGACGAAGCTGTTCCTCCGGGAGGCGGTCCCGTTGTTCGGGGCGACGGCACTCGTCGTCTCGGCGCTGGCGTACGTCGGTGGCCTCGCAGCGATCCAGCGGGCACTCTCGCCTGTCACTGGCATGCTCGGATTGCCACAGGAGTTCGGGCGCGTACTCTTGCTGGGGCTGATCCGCAGGGACTTCGCGGCCGCGGGGATGACGGATCTGGCACTCGGGCCGGCCGAGGTGTTCGTCGGGTTGGTCGTGATCACGCTGTTCGTCCCGTGTATTCTCTCGATGGTGATGATCCTCAAGGAACGCGACGCCAGGAGCGCGCTGGTGATGTGGCTCGGGTCGTGGATCGCGGCCTTCGGCGTCGGCGGCCTGCTGGCGGTGGTCCTATGA
- a CDS encoding FeoA family protein, which translates to MSEILADTTPGETVMLERVPDDDVRARLLRLGFLDGAVECRHRLRKGPIVLRRNGTELALGADLAREIEITFAGDDR; encoded by the coding sequence ATGTCCGAGATACTTGCGGACACAACTCCAGGCGAGACAGTAATGCTGGAGCGCGTTCCGGACGACGACGTCCGAGCGCGATTGCTCAGGCTGGGGTTTCTCGACGGGGCTGTCGAGTGCCGCCATCGGCTCCGGAAGGGGCCGATCGTGCTGCGTCGTAACGGGACCGAACTCGCACTCGGAGCCGATCTGGCCCGCGAGATCGAGATCACGTTCGCAGGAGACGATCGATGA
- a CDS encoding GIY-YIG nuclease family protein: protein MASGTYTLLIDLPEAATITFGAAGERDLDEGIYAYTGSAFGPGGFSRIDRHRRVATGDNDARHWHVDYLLGHPGTRVAAVVRSVDADIECAVSRRLAGEPIPGIGASDCDCDSHLVSCGQGSGIVGDVRRVHAAVRESSRPR from the coding sequence ATGGCGAGCGGGACCTATACCCTCTTGATCGATCTCCCGGAGGCGGCGACGATCACGTTCGGCGCGGCTGGCGAGCGCGACCTCGACGAAGGGATCTACGCCTACACCGGGAGCGCGTTCGGCCCGGGCGGTTTCTCCCGGATCGATCGCCACCGCCGGGTCGCGACCGGCGACAACGACGCCCGCCACTGGCATGTCGACTATCTGCTCGGCCACCCCGGAACCCGGGTCGCCGCCGTCGTCCGCTCGGTCGACGCCGATATCGAGTGCGCCGTCAGCCGGCGTCTCGCTGGCGAACCCATCCCCGGAATCGGAGCCTCCGACTGTGACTGCGATAGCCACCTCGTCTCCTGCGGGCAGGGGTCAGGAATCGTCGGCGACGTTCGACGTGTGCATGCGGCCGTGCGAGAGTCGTCACGCCCAAGGTGA
- a CDS encoding DUF7521 family protein, with the protein MTGVVGQIVQFTFDIGVVEVLIQLLGVLVGSVVVYQAVRGYRRNDSRAMLFLALGLLILGPIYFGVALVPGRSALAGLVNQLLDIVGLGLILYSLTRA; encoded by the coding sequence GTGACGGGCGTCGTCGGCCAGATCGTGCAGTTCACCTTCGATATCGGGGTGGTCGAGGTGCTGATACAGCTGCTTGGAGTCCTCGTCGGCAGCGTCGTGGTCTACCAGGCCGTCCGCGGGTACCGACGCAACGACAGCCGCGCGATGCTATTCTTGGCGCTCGGACTCCTGATCCTCGGCCCGATCTACTTCGGCGTCGCGCTCGTGCCTGGGCGGTCGGCCCTCGCCGGACTGGTGAATCAACTACTGGATATCGTCGGTCTCGGGTTGATCCTGTACTCGCTGACTCGCGCGTGA
- a CDS encoding DUF7521 family protein, producing MASITTVGGDALVVVSLFAGVFVSIVLALLLAVRAYRGYRRTRSPRLLALSGGLLLIVAVPKLANLGLATATTVSTPTIGVLTATCRVAGLAIILGTIYARE from the coding sequence ATGGCATCGATCACGACCGTCGGCGGGGACGCACTCGTCGTGGTGAGCCTGTTCGCCGGCGTGTTCGTCTCGATCGTGCTGGCGCTGTTGCTCGCGGTCCGGGCCTATCGTGGCTACCGGCGGACGCGGAGTCCACGGCTACTCGCGCTCAGCGGCGGGCTGCTGTTGATCGTCGCCGTCCCCAAACTCGCGAACCTGGGGCTGGCGACGGCGACGACGGTCTCGACGCCGACGATCGGCGTGCTCACCGCGACCTGCCGCGTGGCCGGACTCGCGATAATTCTGGGAACGATCTATGCTCGGGAGTGA
- a CDS encoding ArsR/SmtB family transcription factor — MSDEDLVAIASLLEDDYAREILAHTSVEAQSANELADACGASPPTIYRRIERLNEHDLLTEEQQLDPDGHHYKVYAANLEQVTVELDAGEYAVEVTRTTDPADRFTKLYDELR; from the coding sequence ATGAGTGACGAGGACCTCGTGGCGATCGCCTCCCTGCTGGAGGACGACTACGCACGAGAGATCCTCGCGCACACGAGCGTCGAGGCCCAGTCGGCCAACGAACTGGCCGACGCCTGCGGGGCTTCGCCGCCGACGATCTACCGCCGCATCGAGCGATTGAACGAACACGACCTGTTGACCGAAGAGCAACAGCTCGACCCGGACGGCCACCACTACAAAGTCTACGCGGCGAATCTGGAGCAAGTGACCGTCGAACTCGACGCCGGCGAGTACGCCGTCGAGGTGACGCGCACGACGGATCCGGCCGACCGGTTCACCAAACTCTACGACGAACTCAGATAG
- a CDS encoding ABC transporter ATP-binding protein, with protein MAADPQLAVTGLTKSFGEEFELSGVDITVGTDEIVALLGPSGCGKTTALRCIAGVESPDNGTIHVGDDLVEGDGVSIPPEARDVGMVYQNYAIWPHKTVYGNVVFPLKHSDHDVPKDRYEERVQEILDLVEIGDLKDSPATDLSGGQQQRTALARSLVHDPGLLLLDEPLSNLDKGLRKHMRYELQRLQHEIGVSMLYVTHDQEEAFYLADRILVMRDGEIVERGSPRELYERPKSSFTRRFVGDRNRFTGTVRTTPEEERVDAGFIEFPLSSGDYVADDVGSGSVRCFVRPADISIGRFDPGGTDILEITGTVVADGLLGERYEVTVQFGETDLIVHTEPSRDFQQGDEITIYFEPGAIQVYDAAD; from the coding sequence ATGGCCGCGGATCCACAGTTGGCTGTGACAGGACTCACAAAGTCTTTCGGCGAGGAGTTCGAGCTCTCGGGAGTCGATATCACTGTCGGAACCGACGAGATTGTCGCGTTACTGGGCCCCAGCGGTTGCGGGAAGACGACGGCACTGCGATGTATCGCCGGCGTCGAATCACCGGACAATGGAACGATCCATGTCGGCGACGATCTCGTCGAGGGCGACGGAGTCTCGATCCCGCCCGAGGCTCGCGACGTCGGGATGGTCTATCAGAACTACGCGATCTGGCCGCACAAGACCGTCTACGGGAACGTCGTCTTCCCGCTGAAACACTCCGACCACGACGTGCCGAAAGATCGCTACGAGGAACGCGTCCAGGAGATCCTCGACCTCGTCGAGATCGGCGACCTGAAGGACTCGCCGGCGACGGATCTCAGCGGTGGCCAACAACAGCGGACGGCACTGGCCCGATCGCTGGTCCACGATCCTGGACTGCTCCTCCTCGACGAACCACTGAGCAACCTCGACAAGGGATTGCGCAAGCACATGCGCTACGAACTCCAGCGCCTCCAGCACGAGATCGGCGTCTCGATGCTGTACGTGACCCACGATCAGGAGGAAGCCTTCTACCTGGCCGACCGGATCCTCGTCATGCGCGACGGAGAAATTGTCGAACGTGGCAGCCCCCGAGAGCTGTACGAGCGACCGAAATCGTCGTTCACGCGCCGGTTCGTCGGCGATCGAAACCGATTCACGGGTACCGTCAGGACCACGCCAGAGGAGGAACGCGTCGATGCCGGTTTCATCGAGTTCCCGCTGTCCAGTGGCGACTATGTGGCCGACGACGTCGGCTCGGGGTCAGTCCGCTGTTTCGTCCGGCCAGCCGATATCTCGATCGGCCGCTTCGATCCCGGCGGAACGGACATCCTCGAGATCACCGGGACGGTCGTTGCCGACGGACTGCTCGGCGAGCGCTACGAGGTGACAGTCCAGTTCGGCGAGACCGACCTGATCGTTCACACCGAGCCCAGTCGCGACTTCCAGCAGGGCGACGAGATCACGATCTACTTCGAACCCGGCGCGATACAAGTCTACGACGCGGCCGACTAG
- a CDS encoding ABC transporter substrate-binding protein has translation MTNRPNHDRRTFLKIGGLSAAVVTAGCLGGDNDESGAETTPDRDQDPEEWRAEKKEQAREELSGDKLQVWIEGASSEDIERSVYNGHPVDSLPESMQGEPLIPDGSPWEPLKDNVEVIPLNSQEQASRYRREQQSGNVTADILTTVYLPRLISRDIPLANLSGVPGWQENVPEELQSKTSRIGYYQQQVYGTFYNSSTVESAPETLLDLLDPQFSDDSIILDVTPNPASATPFIGEEYVDSVPPRLEAVDSDMTGGEFIEALANQNPKFDESAYGMTLDTAQGGSDITFLGPLSVMYDQQAEGLPIEPLEHPSGYVFVPSGIGVPDDPPHPNAAKLFADYLLSTRGAQVFQKGIVTADFEMSNPQGALDWLYADWQQPYAQLDIDRDLSEVESEWKDYFGVPNV, from the coding sequence ATGACTAATCGGCCCAACCACGATCGGCGAACGTTCCTCAAGATTGGCGGCTTGTCGGCAGCGGTCGTCACTGCAGGCTGTCTCGGTGGGGATAATGACGAGTCTGGCGCGGAGACGACTCCAGACCGTGATCAAGACCCCGAAGAGTGGCGTGCGGAAAAGAAAGAACAAGCACGCGAGGAGCTGAGCGGGGATAAGCTACAAGTCTGGATCGAAGGTGCGAGTTCTGAGGACATAGAGCGGTCCGTTTATAATGGACACCCAGTCGATTCGTTGCCGGAGTCGATGCAAGGGGAGCCACTGATCCCGGACGGGAGTCCGTGGGAACCGCTGAAGGACAACGTAGAGGTCATCCCCCTCAATTCACAGGAGCAAGCGAGCCGCTACCGACGTGAGCAACAATCCGGCAACGTGACTGCAGATATCCTGACGACGGTGTATCTCCCACGGCTGATTTCGAGAGACATCCCGCTTGCGAACCTCTCTGGCGTCCCTGGTTGGCAAGAAAACGTCCCGGAGGAACTCCAGTCGAAGACGTCCCGAATCGGCTACTATCAGCAACAAGTCTACGGCACCTTTTATAATAGTTCCACGGTCGAGAGCGCCCCAGAAACCCTCCTAGATCTTCTGGACCCTCAATTCAGTGACGATAGTATTATCCTGGACGTGACGCCCAATCCCGCGTCAGCCACGCCATTCATAGGCGAGGAGTACGTCGACAGTGTACCGCCTCGCTTGGAGGCGGTCGATTCAGACATGACCGGCGGCGAATTCATCGAAGCGCTGGCGAATCAGAACCCGAAATTCGACGAGAGTGCTTACGGGATGACACTCGATACCGCCCAAGGGGGCTCGGACATTACGTTCCTCGGGCCGCTGAGCGTGATGTACGACCAGCAGGCCGAAGGCCTACCGATCGAACCCCTGGAACATCCGAGCGGCTACGTGTTCGTTCCCTCGGGGATCGGTGTCCCCGACGACCCACCACACCCCAACGCCGCGAAACTCTTCGCCGACTACCTGCTGTCGACCAGGGGTGCCCAGGTATTCCAGAAGGGAATCGTCACGGCCGACTTCGAGATGTCGAACCCCCAGGGAGCGCTCGATTGGCTGTACGCTGACTGGCAGCAACCGTACGCGCAACTGGATATCGATCGGGACCTCTCGGAAGTCGAATCCGAGTGGAAAGACTACTTCGGCGTCCCGAACGTATAG
- a CDS encoding ABC transporter permease, with amino-acid sequence MWNTAILTIFGTLVALVIGISAVIFTLKMDLPRWVQSTVSALMIVQFLIPDFIQGLAWDFYLDPYGPINRILVLFPMINEPVVSANNIWTIAFIFGTHYAGLVYLLTSGAARSIPPQLEEMSLISGAGRRTIFARIDLPLIVPSLLVATVIVFVRGVQSFSLPLVLGLQNQVYTVASLMYLELSEFPVNFTFVGSLGVTILFVSLWLLAIQRRLVGSDARYETITGHGEHTDSFRYYHNNYFTVSFVLLLVIVYILPITMIFIGSLQRAWVGFRFEFVQWSLEGYRGLLFGTWTDVFQESLLNSAIVGVATGTLAIILGLIISYLSVKTDWGGGTVLGYLSYAPIAIPGIVLASALQWLILEYNDLLGFLYGSLIIIAIAFAAKFLVYGVRAANSSLRSIGSNLDEIARVSGANRSVLLREIYAPLIAPGLLAGFIIIVVDTTKSLSIPIILGGNQDMIVQSAIWYFISQGELNVAAAYSVLLISGVTLLYMLAYRLGFDLTSI; translated from the coding sequence TTGTGGAACACAGCGATCCTCACCATCTTCGGGACGCTCGTGGCGCTCGTCATCGGGATAAGTGCAGTGATCTTCACACTCAAGATGGATCTCCCTCGATGGGTGCAGAGTACGGTTAGCGCGCTGATGATCGTGCAATTTCTGATCCCCGATTTCATCCAGGGCTTGGCTTGGGATTTTTACCTCGATCCGTACGGTCCGATCAATCGGATACTCGTGTTGTTCCCGATGATCAACGAACCGGTCGTCAGCGCGAACAATATCTGGACGATCGCATTCATCTTCGGGACGCACTACGCCGGGCTCGTGTACCTTCTCACGAGCGGGGCTGCTCGCTCGATCCCGCCACAGCTCGAAGAGATGTCACTCATCTCCGGTGCTGGTCGTCGCACGATCTTTGCCCGGATCGATCTTCCGCTGATCGTTCCTTCACTGCTCGTCGCGACCGTAATCGTCTTCGTCCGCGGTGTTCAGTCGTTCTCGTTGCCGCTGGTACTCGGCCTCCAGAACCAGGTATATACGGTCGCGAGTCTGATGTACCTCGAACTGTCTGAGTTTCCGGTCAATTTCACCTTCGTCGGCTCGTTGGGCGTGACGATCTTGTTCGTCAGCCTCTGGCTGTTAGCGATACAGCGCCGGCTCGTCGGGAGCGACGCACGCTACGAGACGATCACCGGCCACGGAGAACACACTGATTCGTTCCGTTATTATCATAACAACTACTTCACCGTCTCCTTCGTGCTTCTGCTAGTAATTGTATATATACTACCGATCACGATGATATTTATCGGGAGTCTCCAACGTGCCTGGGTCGGATTTCGATTCGAATTCGTTCAGTGGTCGCTGGAAGGGTACCGTGGACTCCTCTTCGGGACGTGGACAGATGTCTTCCAGGAGTCGTTGCTCAACTCTGCGATAGTAGGTGTGGCTACCGGCACCCTGGCGATTATACTCGGTCTCATCATCTCGTATCTGAGTGTGAAGACTGACTGGGGTGGTGGAACGGTGTTAGGTTATCTGTCGTACGCTCCGATCGCGATTCCAGGCATCGTCCTCGCCTCGGCGCTCCAGTGGCTGATACTCGAGTACAACGATCTACTTGGCTTCCTCTATGGGTCGCTGATAATCATCGCGATAGCCTTTGCCGCAAAGTTCCTGGTCTACGGCGTTCGCGCCGCGAACTCCTCGCTTCGATCAATCGGCTCGAACCTAGACGAAATTGCGCGGGTGTCGGGGGCAAATCGATCCGTATTGCTACGGGAGATATACGCGCCACTGATTGCACCTGGATTACTCGCTGGATTCATCATTATCGTGGTAGATACAACCAAAAGTCTGTCAATTCCGATAATCCTGGGCGGAAATCAGGATATGATCGTCCAATCTGCGATCTGGTACTTTATTTCACAGGGTGAACTCAACGTCGCAGCCGCGTACTCAGTGTTGTTGATCTCTGGTGTAACACTTCTCTACATGCTCGCGTATCGACTCGGATTCGACCTGACGAGTATTTGA
- a CDS encoding substrate-binding domain-containing protein, whose translation MTVDLSIACWHRDLSHALQTGEVELEGIDTTVLSEYPPKRHRRFFERGDYDVAEVSLASYLSARKDRERYPFTAIPVFPAKRFPHSFFYKRTDTDIQKPADLEGKKVGIQSWQTTRDVWMRGIAREYYDLDLTKVHWYQRKENDVPLSIPDRYDIQPLPEKPESVDDPDTITEVFFDGELDAVIEPAGRLFWDVVESDVAELFFDDPLTEERDYFRETGIHPVLHVIALREEIVEEHPWVAVNLFDGFCEARDVCLDGLKSPARNTAITWNHLHLREQREVLGPDAWEYGLTDRNRREVSKFIEYADNQGLIPRPYDVDELFVDCSVARD comes from the coding sequence ATGACAGTCGATCTCTCGATTGCGTGTTGGCACCGAGACCTCTCCCACGCACTACAGACTGGCGAGGTCGAATTGGAGGGGATCGACACAACCGTCCTGTCGGAATACCCTCCAAAACGCCATCGACGGTTCTTCGAACGCGGGGATTACGACGTCGCGGAAGTTTCCCTGGCTTCGTATCTCTCGGCTCGCAAAGACCGCGAGCGATATCCGTTCACGGCGATCCCGGTGTTCCCCGCAAAACGGTTTCCACACTCGTTTTTCTACAAACGGACGGATACGGATATTCAGAAGCCAGCTGATCTCGAAGGAAAAAAGGTGGGGATCCAGTCCTGGCAGACGACCAGAGACGTCTGGATGCGCGGGATCGCACGTGAATATTACGACCTTGATCTCACCAAAGTCCACTGGTATCAACGGAAGGAGAACGACGTTCCGCTCTCGATTCCGGACCGCTATGATATCCAACCACTCCCCGAGAAGCCTGAATCGGTCGATGATCCGGATACGATTACCGAGGTGTTCTTCGATGGGGAGTTAGACGCTGTCATCGAACCCGCGGGGCGGCTATTCTGGGACGTCGTCGAATCCGACGTTGCAGAACTCTTCTTTGACGATCCACTGACTGAAGAACGAGACTACTTCCGTGAAACCGGCATCCATCCCGTGTTGCACGTGATCGCATTACGCGAGGAGATCGTCGAAGAGCATCCGTGGGTTGCGGTGAATCTCTTCGACGGATTCTGTGAGGCCCGCGACGTGTGTCTGGATGGGCTCAAAAGCCCCGCCAGGAACACTGCGATCACCTGGAACCATCTCCACCTCCGGGAGCAACGTGAGGTACTCGGCCCTGACGCGTGGGAGTACGGCCTCACGGACCGAAATCGACGGGAAGTGAGCAAGTTCATCGAGTACGCCGACAATCAGGGATTGATTCCTCGTCCGTACGATGTCGACGAACTGTTCGTCGATTGTTCGGTCGCCAGGGACTGA
- a CDS encoding homing endonuclease associated repeat-containing protein, giving the protein MRTEAECIGALREAAEQLGESPTKSQYEQLGLTPASGTIQRVMGGWNEAKEAAGLETNPSSGSRVQPKPDDVELPEGKEWDELTQYQRWHYKNREWNTERSLERRRRLRQWIHRKKAESEGCSRCAETDPACLDFHHESPSDKEMAVNKMVPYGYSKADIEAEIGKCQLLCANCHRKEHASVSSPDPGGEPATNEQRLRRMTRKYKRTRGCQRCSETDPVCLQFHHVESKRMGVGEMIANSCPETDVRAEMEKCVVLCANCHRKEHFTIPETAAGESDRI; this is encoded by the coding sequence GTGCGCACGGAAGCCGAGTGTATCGGGGCGCTGCGCGAAGCCGCCGAACAGCTGGGCGAGTCGCCGACGAAATCCCAGTACGAGCAGCTGGGGCTGACGCCCGCTTCAGGGACGATCCAGCGCGTGATGGGCGGCTGGAACGAGGCGAAGGAAGCGGCGGGGCTGGAGACGAATCCATCATCCGGCTCGCGTGTCCAGCCGAAGCCCGACGATGTCGAGTTACCGGAGGGTAAAGAGTGGGACGAACTCACACAATACCAACGCTGGCACTACAAGAATCGCGAGTGGAATACAGAACGATCACTCGAACGTCGACGACGACTTCGGCAGTGGATCCACAGGAAGAAAGCCGAAAGCGAAGGGTGCAGCCGCTGTGCGGAGACGGACCCAGCCTGTCTGGACTTCCATCACGAATCGCCATCGGACAAGGAGATGGCCGTGAACAAGATGGTTCCGTATGGTTACTCGAAAGCCGATATCGAAGCGGAGATAGGAAAGTGCCAACTGTTGTGTGCAAATTGCCATCGGAAAGAACACGCGTCGGTGTCGTCGCCGGATCCTGGAGGCGAGCCAGCGACGAACGAACAGCGACTTCGGAGGATGACGCGCAAGTACAAACGGACCCGGGGATGTCAGCGCTGTTCGGAGACAGACCCCGTCTGTCTTCAATTCCATCACGTCGAGTCGAAGCGAATGGGTGTCGGCGAGATGATCGCGAACAGCTGTCCTGAAACCGACGTTCGTGCGGAGATGGAGAAGTGTGTCGTCCTGTGTGCGAATTGCCATCGAAAAGAACACTTCACAATTCCAGAGACGGCAGCGGGTGAAAGCGACAGGATTTAG
- a CDS encoding IMP cyclohydrolase: MYVGRFVVVGPEVGAYRVSSRSFPNRQAVARDGTVTIEPTPDAPPSDNPYISYNGLRVTSRGAVVGNGSHVDPIAEKLELGYPARDALAEPLLALDFEKDDYDTPRIAGIVGLEDDPTADDAVIGTVRRDALLVEEITEPTLVATYEKNSPESFDFEAADAASAAREAYDLEFEHAVCAAGVAVDDDGFETSVVNESLAGHHD, from the coding sequence ATGTACGTCGGACGATTCGTGGTCGTCGGCCCGGAGGTCGGCGCCTACCGCGTCTCCTCGCGCTCGTTCCCGAACCGCCAGGCCGTCGCCCGCGACGGCACCGTCACCATCGAACCCACCCCGGACGCACCGCCGTCGGACAACCCCTACATCTCCTACAACGGGCTGCGCGTCACTTCGCGGGGCGCGGTCGTCGGCAACGGCAGCCACGTCGACCCCATCGCCGAGAAACTCGAACTCGGCTATCCCGCCCGGGACGCGCTCGCCGAACCGCTGCTCGCGCTGGACTTCGAGAAAGACGACTACGACACCCCTCGTATCGCCGGCATCGTCGGCCTGGAGGACGATCCCACCGCCGACGACGCGGTGATCGGGACGGTCCGCCGGGACGCCCTGTTGGTCGAGGAAATCACCGAGCCGACGCTAGTCGCGACCTACGAGAAGAACAGTCCTGAGTCGTTCGACTTCGAAGCGGCTGACGCCGCCAGCGCGGCCCGCGAGGCCTACGACCTGGAGTTCGAACACGCCGTCTGTGCCGCGGGCGTCGCGGTCGACGACGACGGCTTCGAGACGAGTGTCGTCAATGAATCGCTCGCCGGACACCACGACTGA